DNA sequence from the Candidatus Eisenbacteria bacterium genome:
CTTGATCGAGGAGCGGTTCCGCGGGGATCTCGCCGGGGCCGAGTCCGCGTGCGCGGCGCGGGTCGCTCGCCTGCTGGGCGCCGGGAGCCCGTCATCGTGGCCCGAGTCCGAGCGGGAGGCGTTCCTGCGGCTCAGCCCTCTGGCCTCCTTGCTGCCGGGACTCGGCGCGTGGACGGCGCGAGAGAAGCGCGATCTCGCTCGGATCATGAGGGCGAAGGGCGCGACAGGCGAGGCGGCCTACGCGCGGGCCGTGATCCGGCACCCGAAGCTCAAGCAGGCGTTGCTCGCCATGGCTGAGGGCTAGAGGCGCTCGACCGGATCCGGGAAGCGAACAGGCGCGGCGCGAAGAGCACGGACCCCGACGGTTTCCTTCGCCTAGCTGGGCTCGCGGCGCGGGCCACGGCGCGACACCAGGCCCTGCTTCCGCCCGGCGCGTTCGATTCTTCCCGCGAAGGACGAAACGATGGACAGCGGCAGCGAGATATAGGCCTCTTCGTCCCGCGAGTCGACCGCTACGACAAGATGCCCGATCTTCTTTGAAACCGTCACACGCTCCGATCTGGAGGCGACATCGACGAGGTCGCAGTCGGGGAGATCTCGCAGCCCCCCCGCGATCGCCTCCATCAGCGGCAGGCACGAGTCGGAGCTTCGTGCCACCTCGCGGAAGAGCTCATCCGGCATGAACCGAAGGGCCACGCGAGCGAAGATCCCCGGGATGCGGATCGAGACGTCGTCTCCGGACGGTCCCGTCTCTTTCACATTGATGACGATCGTGCCGGATTGATGGATCAGGACCGCCACGGCGACGACCGATGAGAGGGCAAGGCCGACAATGATGCTCGCGGCGATCAGGACCCGCTTCTCGTGACGCGTCAGAGACATGATCTTGATCTCTCCCTTCAGTCGCTGCTATCGCGGGAATCGATCCAGATGCGGACGGTTTCATCCTCGCTATGGACGGTGATCAGGTCCCCCTCGTCCCTTTCGTCCAGAGCCTGGACCGCGGCGAGGATGTTCAACTCGTCCTCCTCGCCGGACAGGAGCGCTTCCAGGACGTCCATGCGCAGTCGCACCCGCACCTTCTCGGAGTCGTCCCCGAGCTCCTCCGTGTCGATGTAGAGGACTCCATCGTCCTTTCTGATCCGAACACGTTCGTCGACGCCATCAATGGAGACGTACTCGCCGTTCTCAGCCTCGCGGACGGCCCGGAGCAGGGCACGCAGGTCGACATTGCTCTTTCTCAAGCTGTCCACGCGGACGATCCCCTTGCGGAAGTCGGAATCGTCTATGGCCGGCAGAACGGCGGCGACAAGCTTGATGGGAAGGTTTATGCGGACGGTCTCCCCATCTTCGCCCGTCTCCACGACCTTCACGTGCAGCCACTTCGACCGGGACTCGGCGCCGGCCATGCCGTGCGCGAGAAGGCAGCAAAGGGCTGCCGCGGCAACGAGGCTCTTCCGACTCATGGAGCACCTCCTGGCGCCGGGCGGGCCCCAGAGGCCCTCCGCGCGGCGCTGACGAGCCACTCTACGGATCGACCCCTCCGGGGGTTGCGGGCGGATCGCGGGCTCCCTCGCCCTCTCAGGGCAGGTCGAGCCTGGCCTGCGCGCCCCGCGTCTCGAGATCGAGGAGATACTGCTTCCGCCGGAGGCCGCCGCCATACCCCCCGAGGCCGCCGTCCTTGTTGACTACCCGGTGGCACGGAATGACGATCGCGATCCGATTGAGCCCGTTCGCCCGCCCGACGGCGCGCTGCGCATCCGGCGAGCCAAGCGCGACGGCGATTTCCTCATAGGAGCGGGTCTCGCCGTAGGGAATTCGCAGAAGCTCCCGCCAGACCCTCTCTTGGAAGGGGGTTCCGGGATAGGCCAAGGGCACGGAGAATCGCTTGAGCTTCCCCAGGAAATAGAGGCGCAGCTCCTCGTCGAGTCTCTCGAGGAGGGGGGTTCTGCGCGGGAGGGCCGGATGGCCGAAGCGCTTCCGGAGCGCCGCTAGCTGCCCCTCGAGCATGCGGCGGTCGGTAAACTCGAGAAAGCAGAGCGCTGCCGATGTGGCGCCGGCTACGAGCGGGCCCAGGGGGCTCTTGATCCAGGAGAGAGAGATCGACTCCTGTCCGCGGCTGGCCCCGGGGGCTCGGCCGAAGACCCGGACGAACGCGTCCCGAAAGCCGCTGTGAGACTCGTATCCGCTCTCGAAGACGACATCGTCGATCTCCGCGCCCTCGCGGATCTGCGCAAGGGCCCCGCCAAGTCGCATCGAGCGGGCGTAGGCTTGGAATGTCATGCCGAATCTCCTCTGGAAGTGTCTCCGCGCCGTGGTCGGATCGATCCCGCGTTCGCGGAGGTCCGCGTCCGTGATGCGGGCGGTGGGAGAGTGGTCGAGCTCATCGAGAAGGCCCCTGGCCCAGGCGGGCTCGTCGCCGGCATGAGTGGGGCGGCATCTCTTGCAGGGGCGAAACCCCGCGATCATGGCCTCTCGCGCGGAGGGGAAGTACTCCACATTCGCCGGCTTGGGCTTCCGCGCCGGGCAGGTCGGCCGGCAGAAGATGCCGGTCGTGCGCACCCCGAGAAAGAAGAGACCGTCGTAGGACGCATCGCGCGATAGATAGGCGCGCTCCATCTCCTTGACCGGCGGCAGTAGGCTCATGGGCGCAATGTAGCGAAGGCCGGCTCCCGGCTTCCACCGATTATCGGGCGCGGATGTCGCGGCGGGATCGGCTTCCCGCCTGAGTTTCCGCGCTACCGGACCAGGACGGCCCGGCGCTGCGAATAGGGGCGCCCGTCGAGCAGGACCCGCAAGTGATATATGCCCGCCGTCGCCAAGGCGCCCGATCCGTCGCGGCCGTCCCAGATCAGGGGGATCTGCTCTCCAGCGGCGAGGTCCCTGCGAGCGACCTCGCGAATGAGCCGGCCATCGGACCCGAAGACAAGGACGCGCGCGTTCCCGGAGCGGTCCGGCCGGAGACTCCAGCTCGCCGAGGCGGTGAACGGGTTCGGGAAGGTCGGGGTGAGGCCGCGCGATCCCGCGATCTCAGCATCCGGCGCATGCAGCGGATCCTCGTTGCCCTCCAGCGCGTAGACGTCGCCGCCGGTTCCGTTCGTCAAGAGCTGCGTGCCGGCGACGACGTCCGGCGCGCCGTTGCCATTGAGGTCCGGGACTCCGCGGATGGTCATGATCTTGTCCGTGGTCGGATTGCGCCAGCTCCAGACCACAGTCCCATCGACGCCGTCGAGGAGATAGACCCAGCCGTCGAAGTCGCCCGCGACGACATCGTTGATGTCATCGTCCGTGCAGTCCCCGATGCGATCGACGGCCCAGACCCAGTCGCTTGTCGGCCGCGACCAGATGAGAGCGCCGTTGATTCCGCTGTAGGCCGCGCAGGCGGACGTCGTGTTGTATCCGACGGCGACGTCGCCGAAGCCGTCCCCGTTAACGTCGTCGAGCGCGACGACCCGCTGCTGGCCGCTGGCGGGCACGCTCCAGATGATCGCGCCGGTGCGCCCGTTGATGCAGTTGAGCGTGTTCCCCCAGCTAGCGGGGACGATCTCGCTGATGCCGTCGCCGTTGACGTCGCCGACGAACGTCAGATTCCAGATCGTGCCATTGATGGGGCGGCTCCATAGCGGGCAGCCGCAACTCCCCTCGCGGGCGACGACCTGCTTGGCCACGGCGTCGTCTCCCAGAGCCGCGACGACATCCCGGACGCCGTCGTAGTTGATGTCCTGGCAGGAGCGGACATCGAAGAAGGCGTCGTTCCCCCAGTAGTTCCAGAGATAGCTCCCCGTGGCGCCGTTCACGCCGTAGATCCGGTCGTTGTAGCTGCCCGTGCAGAAGACGACCTCCGGGACGCCGTCTGCCGTCAGGTCGGTTCCCAGGTTGTCGATGGCGTAGACCCATCCGGAGGACGGCGGGCTGGGGGGGCTCTGGACATAGGTGTCGAATCCCCAGAGCGTGGCGCCTGAGATGCCGTTCAGGGCGTAGGCAGTCCGCCCGCCCCATGCGGTTCCGAGGAGCACGTCGGGGAACAGATCGCCGTTCAGGTCGGCTCCGATGCGCAGGCAGTTGTCCCCGTCGCCGCCGCCGCTGCTGGCCCCTCCGATCGGCCTCGCAGACCAGATGACCTCGCCGATGCCGGAGGATCGGCCGCGAATCGCGAAGACGTGCTCGACGCCGGAGGGTCCGTTGCCATACCCCTCGAAGACGACGTCCACGCCGCCGTCCCCGTCGATGTCGGGTATGGCGGCGATGCACTCGATGCTTCCGTTCCCCTGGAAGGACCAGAGCAATGTCGGCGTCTGCGCCGCTGCGGCGGTGGCGAGAGCGAGAGACATGAGGATCGGGACGACGGCCTTCATGATCCACCCCCCTTGTTGCGCTCCGCCCCGCTTGTTTCACGTTCGCGGCGCGGGGCCTCGGAGATCCATCTGCGTCTGCGCGGTTCGCGGCGGCGACTGCGCGTCTCAAGCACAATCTGATCCGCGTAGATTGTAGGGGAATTCGATCGTGAAGTCGAGGACCCGGATCACGCTTGCGGACCCGGATCACGCTGCGGATCACGCCGGTTGCCGAACCCGACTGACTGCCGAGCCCGATTGCCTACCGAACGTGCCCTTCTGAACGCGTCCTACCGACGCCTACCGGATCCTGTCGAATGCCTGCTCAAAGTCGGCCTGAAGGTCCTCATATGCCTCGCAGCCGACGGAGACGCGCACGAGATCGTCGGTGATGCTGGCCTCCTCCCGCTTCTGTCGGGGGACGCCGGCGTGCGTCATTGAGGCCGGATGCTCGACCAACGTCTCGAGGCCGCCGAGGGACACAGCCAGGATCGCAAGGCGCATCGAGTCGATGAGGGTCTTCGCCTGCTCGTAGCCGCCGCGCGCGCCAAAGGAGATCATCGCTCCGGGCCCGGCCATCTGGCGCTTCATCAGCTCGTGCTGCGGGTGAGAGGGAAGGCCGGGATAGGAGACCCAGGCAATCTTTGGGTGCCCCTGCAGCCATGCGGCGAGCCTGCCCGCGGTCGCCTGCGCCCTTTCGATGCGCAGCCCCAGCGTGCGGATCCCTCGCAGGACGAGCCAGGCCTGATGCGGGTCGGGCGTGCCGCCGAAGTTCTGGAGGGTGGAGGCGAGCCGGGCGTGCAGCGACACCTCCCGGCTCACGATCATGCCCGCGACCACGTCGCTGTGGCCGTTCAGGTACTTCGTCATGCTGTGGAGCACGACGTCGGCCCCGAGGCGGAAGGGCTTCTGGAGCACGGGGGAAGAGAATGTGTTGTCCACAACGAATGCCGCACCGATCTCCCGGGCGATCCCGGCGCATGCCTCCAGGTCGGTGATCTTGATCGTGGGATTCGCGGGGCTCTCGATGTAGATGAGCTTCGTGTTCGGACGCACGGCCGCCCGCACCAGATCGATCTTCTCCGTCTGGATCCAGGAGGATTCGATGCCGAATCTCGAGAGGTGGTTCTCCGCGAGGACGCGCGTCGCTCCGTAGACGGCGTCGGTGCCGATCAAGTGATCTCCGGAGTTCAAGAGGGTGAGGAGGGTGGTCGAGATCGCAGCCATCCCGCTCGAGGTCGCAAGTCCGGCGCGGCCGCCTTCGAGCTCGGCCACGCATTGCTCGAGGGCGCGGATCGTCGGATTCCCCAGGCGCGTGTACTTGAAGCCGGCATCGGTTCCCGCGAACCTGGCCGCTCCCTGATCGGCGTTCTCGAAAGAGAACGTCGAGGACTGGTAGATCGGAACGGATACCGCGCCGTATTGGGGGTCCGGCTCCGGGCCGGCGTGGATGACCTTCGTCTGCTCGCGGTGTTCATCTCTCGACGTCATGCGACCTCCTCGGGAACAGGATCCCTTCAAGGACAATCCGGCCCGAATGATAGCAACGATGAGGCGACTGGAGTAGGGGCGCCGGCGGGACGCCGCGATACGCGGAATGGGCGCGAGGCATCTGCTTTCGCCGCCTCAATCCCAGCCTCGATTCCAGCCTCATCCCCAGCCTCATCCCCTGCGGTTGACATCCCGGTCGGATCGTGGTCGGATTGCATCCGCACGAGGCTCGCGCCGGCGGATCATCCCGCCCGCGCGGAATCGTCCGCGCTCGCGAGGCCCCGAAGGAGGTTGCCATGAGGCTGCGCCGCTCTCGAACGTTGGCCCTGATACTCGCCATGTCCGCCCTGCCCCTATGCGTGCTGACATGTTCGGACGATGAGGAGAAGAAGGTGATCGAGCCGGATCCGAACACTCCCTTCCCGTACGCCAGACTGTCTGTCGAATC
Encoded proteins:
- a CDS encoding methylated-DNA--[protein]-cysteine S-methyltransferase — protein: MSLLPPVKEMERAYLSRDASYDGLFFLGVRTTGIFCRPTCPARKPKPANVEYFPSAREAMIAGFRPCKRCRPTHAGDEPAWARGLLDELDHSPTARITDADLRERGIDPTTARRHFQRRFGMTFQAYARSMRLGGALAQIREGAEIDDVVFESGYESHSGFRDAFVRVFGRAPGASRGQESISLSWIKSPLGPLVAGATSAALCFLEFTDRRMLEGQLAALRKRFGHPALPRRTPLLERLDEELRLYFLGKLKRFSVPLAYPGTPFQERVWRELLRIPYGETRSYEEIAVALGSPDAQRAVGRANGLNRIAIVIPCHRVVNKDGGLGGYGGGLRRKQYLLDLETRGAQARLDLP
- a CDS encoding PLP-dependent transferase is translated as MTSRDEHREQTKVIHAGPEPDPQYGAVSVPIYQSSTFSFENADQGAARFAGTDAGFKYTRLGNPTIRALEQCVAELEGGRAGLATSSGMAAISTTLLTLLNSGDHLIGTDAVYGATRVLAENHLSRFGIESSWIQTEKIDLVRAAVRPNTKLIYIESPANPTIKITDLEACAGIAREIGAAFVVDNTFSSPVLQKPFRLGADVVLHSMTKYLNGHSDVVAGMIVSREVSLHARLASTLQNFGGTPDPHQAWLVLRGIRTLGLRIERAQATAGRLAAWLQGHPKIAWVSYPGLPSHPQHELMKRQMAGPGAMISFGARGGYEQAKTLIDSMRLAILAVSLGGLETLVEHPASMTHAGVPRQKREEASITDDLVRVSVGCEAYEDLQADFEQAFDRIR